In Streptomyces sp. NBC_00878, a single window of DNA contains:
- a CDS encoding ferredoxin, translating to MTVQQEAGVDGEALEVWIDQDLCTGDGICVQYAPEVFELDIDGLAYVKSSGDELLQAPGATTPVPLTLLRDVADSAKECPGDCIHVRRVSDSVEVYGPDAE from the coding sequence ATGACCGTGCAGCAGGAGGCCGGAGTCGACGGCGAGGCGCTTGAGGTCTGGATCGACCAGGATCTCTGTACGGGCGACGGCATCTGCGTCCAGTACGCCCCCGAGGTCTTCGAGCTGGACATCGACGGCCTGGCCTACGTGAAGAGCTCCGGGGACGAACTTCTGCAGGCCCCGGGCGCCACAACGCCCGTACCCCTGACGCTTCTGCGGGATGTGGCCGACTCCGCCAAGGAGTGTCCGGGCGACTGCATCCATGTGCGTCGGGTTTCGGACAGCGTCGAGGTCTACGGCCCCGACGCGGAGTGA
- the dop gene encoding depupylase/deamidase Dop: protein MTVRRVMGIETEYGISVPGHPNANAMLTSSQIVNAYAAAMHRARRARWDFEEENPLRDARGFDLAREAADSSQLTDEDIGLANVILTNGARLYVDHAHPEYSSPEVTNPMDAVLWDKAGERIMAEAAERAAQLPGAQPIHLYKNNTDNKGASYGTHENYLMKRETPFSDIVRHLTPFFVSRQVVTGAGRVGIGQDGHEHGFQLSQRADYFEVEVGLETTLKRPIINTRDEPHADAEKYRRLHVIIGDANLSEISTYLKLGTTALVLSMIEDGFIAVDLAVDQPVRTLHQVSHDPTLKRLITLRSGRTLTAVQLQMEYFELARKYVEERFGADADEQTKDVLTRWEDVLGRLESDPMSLAGELDWVAKRELMEGYRRRDSLDWDAARLHLVDLQYADVRPEKGLYNRLVARGRMKRLLDETGVERAETKPPEDTRAYFRGRCLEQYADDVAAASWDSVIFDLPGRDSLQRVPTLEPLRGTRNHVKELLDRCRTAEDLVRVLSGN, encoded by the coding sequence ATGACCGTACGGCGAGTAATGGGCATCGAGACGGAGTACGGGATCTCCGTCCCCGGCCACCCCAACGCCAATGCCATGCTCACCTCGTCCCAGATCGTCAACGCCTACGCGGCGGCGATGCACCGGGCCCGGCGGGCCCGCTGGGACTTCGAGGAGGAGAACCCGCTGCGGGACGCGCGGGGCTTCGACCTCGCCCGCGAGGCCGCCGACTCCAGTCAGCTCACCGACGAGGACATCGGCCTCGCCAATGTCATCCTCACCAACGGGGCGCGACTGTACGTGGACCACGCACACCCGGAGTACAGCTCTCCGGAGGTGACCAATCCGATGGACGCCGTCCTGTGGGACAAGGCCGGCGAACGCATCATGGCGGAGGCCGCCGAGCGCGCGGCCCAGCTGCCCGGCGCCCAGCCGATCCACCTCTACAAGAACAACACGGACAACAAGGGCGCCTCGTACGGCACGCACGAGAACTACCTGATGAAGCGGGAGACCCCCTTCTCGGACATCGTGCGCCACCTCACGCCGTTCTTCGTCTCACGTCAGGTCGTCACCGGAGCGGGCCGCGTCGGTATCGGCCAGGACGGGCACGAGCACGGCTTCCAGCTCAGCCAGCGAGCCGACTACTTCGAGGTCGAGGTGGGCCTCGAAACCACGCTGAAGCGCCCGATCATCAACACGCGTGACGAGCCGCACGCGGACGCCGAGAAGTACCGCCGCCTGCACGTGATCATCGGCGACGCCAACCTCTCGGAGATCTCGACCTATCTCAAGCTCGGCACGACCGCCCTTGTCCTGTCGATGATCGAGGACGGCTTCATCGCCGTGGACCTCGCCGTGGACCAGCCCGTACGCACCCTGCACCAGGTCTCCCACGACCCGACCCTCAAGCGCCTGATCACGCTCCGCAGCGGCCGGACACTCACCGCGGTCCAGCTGCAGATGGAGTACTTCGAGCTGGCGCGCAAGTACGTCGAGGAGCGGTTCGGCGCGGACGCGGACGAGCAGACCAAGGACGTGCTCACCCGTTGGGAGGACGTCCTGGGGCGCCTGGAGAGCGATCCCATGAGCCTGGCGGGCGAACTGGACTGGGTGGCCAAGCGGGAGCTCATGGAGGGCTACCGGCGCCGTGACAGCCTCGACTGGGACGCCGCCAGGCTGCACCTGGTCGACCTCCAGTACGCCGACGTGCGTCCGGAGAAGGGCCTCTACAACCGTCTCGTGGCCCGTGGCAGGATGAAGCGCCTGCTGGACGAGACGGGCGTGGAGCGGGCCGAGACGAAGCCGCCGGAGGACACGCGCGCGTACTTCCGCGGGCGCTGCCTGGAGCAGTACGCGGACGACGTCGCGGCGGCCTCCTGGGACTCGGTGATCTTCGATCTGCCGGGCCGGGACTCGCTCCAGCGGGTCCCAACCCTCGAGCCGCTTCGCGGAACGCGTAATCACGTAAAGGAGCTCCTCGACCGCTGTCGTACGGCGGAAGACCTGGTCAGGGTGCTGTCGGGCAACTGA
- a CDS encoding ABC transporter substrate-binding protein, producing MNRKTLVLPAVIGLLAPVLAACGGSDSGDNGGDAIVVGTTDRFTASKENPAPLDPASAYDVGTWNILRQTVQTLLVMPNGGGDPAPEAAEECGFTDSGNERYACTLRKDLKFSNGDAITAEDVKFSIDRALRIKADSGVFALLSTVDTVETKGDREVIFHLNSADATFPFKLSTPVAGIVNPDDYDKNKLRDGFDVSGSGPYTLKAEAKNDEIVKAVFTKNPNYQGTSELKNDKVELRSFQSTDAMGTALDKGDIDMMTRTMSPAQIKKLQNDKGTDIDLIEQPGLEIRYLGFNTNDPSVKTKAVRQAMAQVINRGELTSQVYGSGADPLYSMVPATVTGHANSFFNKYGVPSIPKARDLLSAASIPTPVELTLHYTDDHYGPATKEEFELLQKQLNDSGLFKVKIKGENWATFRPNEQKGEYEVYGMGWFPDFPDADNYLAPFLDKDNTIGSPYANPEIRTKLIPDSRREADRLSASKSIEEIQSIVADDVPVLPLWQGKQYIAAQDDITGAEYALNSSATLQLWELGRGVSS from the coding sequence ATGAACCGTAAGACTTTGGTGCTGCCGGCCGTGATCGGTCTGCTCGCCCCGGTCCTCGCCGCGTGCGGCGGTTCCGACAGCGGCGACAACGGCGGCGACGCCATCGTCGTCGGCACTACCGACCGGTTCACCGCCTCGAAGGAGAACCCGGCGCCGCTCGACCCGGCCTCCGCGTACGACGTCGGCACCTGGAACATCCTCCGCCAGACCGTCCAGACGCTGTTGGTCATGCCCAACGGCGGTGGCGACCCGGCGCCCGAGGCAGCCGAGGAGTGCGGCTTCACCGACTCGGGCAACGAGCGGTACGCGTGCACCCTGCGCAAGGACCTCAAGTTCTCGAACGGCGACGCGATCACCGCCGAGGACGTGAAGTTCTCCATCGACCGCGCCCTGCGGATCAAGGCCGACAGTGGGGTCTTCGCGCTGCTGTCCACCGTCGACACCGTCGAGACCAAGGGCGACCGAGAGGTGATCTTCCACCTCAATAGCGCGGACGCCACCTTCCCCTTCAAGCTGTCCACGCCGGTCGCGGGCATCGTCAACCCCGACGACTACGACAAGAACAAGCTGCGGGACGGCTTCGACGTGAGCGGCTCCGGGCCGTACACCCTCAAGGCCGAGGCCAAGAACGACGAGATCGTCAAGGCCGTCTTCACCAAGAACCCCAACTACCAGGGGACTTCGGAGCTGAAGAACGACAAGGTCGAGCTGCGTTCCTTCCAGAGCACCGACGCCATGGGCACCGCGCTCGACAAGGGCGACATCGACATGATGACCCGCACCATGTCGCCCGCGCAGATCAAGAAGCTCCAGAACGACAAGGGCACCGACATCGACCTGATCGAGCAGCCCGGTCTGGAGATCCGCTACCTCGGCTTCAACACCAACGACCCGTCGGTGAAGACGAAGGCGGTCCGTCAGGCGATGGCCCAGGTCATCAACCGCGGCGAACTCACCTCGCAGGTGTACGGCTCCGGCGCCGACCCGCTGTACTCCATGGTCCCGGCCACCGTCACCGGCCACGCCAACTCGTTCTTCAACAAGTACGGCGTCCCGAGCATCCCCAAGGCCAGGGACCTGCTGTCCGCGGCGAGCATCCCCACACCGGTGGAGCTGACGCTGCACTACACGGACGACCACTACGGCCCGGCCACCAAGGAGGAGTTCGAGCTGCTCCAGAAGCAGCTGAACGACAGCGGCCTGTTCAAGGTGAAGATCAAGGGCGAGAACTGGGCGACGTTCCGCCCGAACGAGCAGAAGGGCGAGTACGAGGTCTACGGCATGGGCTGGTTCCCGGACTTCCCCGACGCCGACAACTACCTCGCGCCGTTCCTCGACAAGGACAACACGATCGGCTCGCCGTACGCGAACCCCGAGATCCGCACCAAGCTGATCCCCGACTCCCGCCGCGAGGCCGACCGGCTCAGCGCCTCGAAGAGCATCGAGGAGATCCAGAGCATCGTCGCCGACGACGTCCCGGTGCTGCCGCTGTGGCAGGGCAAGCAGTACATCGCCGCACAGGACGACATCACCGGCGCCGAGTACGCGCTCAACTCGTCCGCGACGCTCCAGCTGTGGGAGCTCGGCCGCGGAGTCAGCAGCTGA
- a CDS encoding ubiquitin-like protein Pup: MATKDTGGGQQKATRNTEEVEEAPEAQASEDLKERQEKLSDDVDSVLDEIDDVLEENAEDFVRSFVQKGGE; this comes from the coding sequence ATGGCGACCAAGGACACCGGCGGCGGACAGCAGAAGGCCACACGCAACACCGAGGAGGTCGAGGAGGCGCCCGAGGCGCAGGCATCCGAAGACCTCAAGGAGCGCCAGGAGAAGCTGAGCGACGACGTCGACTCGGTTCTGGATGAGATCGATGATGTCCTCGAGGAGAATGCGGAGGACTTCGTTCGAAGTTTCGTTCAGAAGGGTGGCGAGTAG
- a CDS encoding site-2 protease family protein, giving the protein MDESGGSGQPRSGTDEADEHRTGQPRPGDPATSTARPHSDEEPHDAATPEKPEPEAGTGAGHPVRSPENEETSGTPSTPGTASTPGTAGTSADGQSRDERADSPPADLRKAPTPPTTPDPRSDDHAPRQPHDSHRSEAHTPPPGRSSRRKKGSAARRGKEPGGGLLMGRPFGVPVYVAPSWFLVAALITWVFGGQLDRVLPELGMARYLVSLFFAVAFYASVLVHELAHTVAALRFGLPVRRIQLQFFGGVSEIEKESETPGREFVLAFVGPLLSLVLAGLFYLPLQIVEPGTVPGVLLAGLMISNLIVAAFNLLPGLPLDGGRMLRAVVWKITGKPMSGTIAAAWVGRALAISVLVGLPLLTQSGALGTDAEDIGGMDTVMDALLAAILAAIIWTGAGNSLRMARLREHLPELRARALTRRAVPVETDTPLSEALRRANDAGARALVVVDAEGEPLSLVREAAIVGVPEHRRPWVVVSGLAQDLTDGMRVSAELAGEDLLDTLRATPATEYLVVEESGEIYGVLSAADVERAFVKAMARPS; this is encoded by the coding sequence GTGGACGAGAGCGGCGGGAGCGGGCAGCCGCGATCCGGCACGGACGAGGCGGACGAGCACCGCACGGGTCAGCCGCGCCCCGGCGATCCGGCCACCTCGACGGCCCGGCCGCACTCCGACGAGGAGCCGCACGACGCCGCCACCCCGGAGAAACCCGAGCCGGAGGCCGGCACGGGAGCCGGGCACCCGGTCAGGAGCCCGGAAAACGAGGAAACCTCGGGAACCCCGAGCACCCCGGGAACCGCTAGTACTCCAGGAACCGCTGGGACTTCGGCAGACGGTCAGTCCCGAGACGAACGGGCTGACTCGCCTCCGGCCGACCTGCGGAAGGCTCCCACCCCGCCGACCACCCCCGACCCTCGGTCCGACGACCACGCGCCCCGGCAGCCCCACGACTCCCACCGCTCCGAGGCACACACCCCGCCCCCGGGACGCTCCTCCAGGCGCAAGAAGGGCTCCGCTGCCAGGCGCGGCAAGGAACCGGGCGGCGGTCTGCTCATGGGGCGCCCGTTCGGCGTCCCCGTGTACGTGGCGCCCAGCTGGTTCCTCGTCGCCGCACTCATCACCTGGGTCTTCGGCGGCCAGCTCGACCGCGTCCTGCCCGAACTCGGCATGGCCCGCTACCTCGTCTCCCTCTTCTTCGCGGTCGCCTTCTACGCCTCCGTACTCGTCCACGAACTGGCCCACACCGTCGCCGCCCTGCGCTTCGGACTGCCGGTACGTCGCATCCAGCTGCAGTTCTTCGGCGGCGTCTCGGAGATCGAGAAGGAATCCGAGACTCCCGGCCGCGAGTTCGTCCTCGCCTTCGTCGGCCCACTGCTCTCGCTGGTACTCGCCGGCCTCTTCTACCTCCCCCTGCAGATCGTCGAACCGGGCACCGTCCCCGGCGTCCTGCTGGCCGGCCTGATGATCTCGAACCTCATCGTCGCCGCGTTCAACCTGCTCCCAGGCCTGCCCCTAGACGGCGGCCGGATGCTCCGGGCCGTCGTCTGGAAGATCACCGGCAAGCCGATGAGCGGCACGATCGCCGCAGCCTGGGTCGGCCGCGCCCTCGCGATCTCCGTGCTCGTCGGACTGCCCCTGCTCACCCAGTCCGGGGCGCTCGGCACCGACGCCGAGGACATCGGCGGCATGGACACCGTCATGGACGCCCTGCTCGCCGCGATCCTGGCCGCGATCATCTGGACCGGCGCCGGGAACAGCCTCCGCATGGCCCGCCTGCGCGAACACCTGCCCGAGCTGAGGGCCCGTGCCCTCACCCGCCGCGCGGTGCCCGTGGAGACCGACACCCCGCTCTCCGAAGCGCTGCGCCGCGCCAACGACGCGGGCGCCCGCGCCCTGGTCGTGGTCGACGCCGAGGGCGAACCCCTCTCGCTCGTCCGCGAGGCCGCCATCGTCGGCGTACCGGAACACCGCCGCCCCTGGGTCGTCGTCAGCGGCCTCGCCCAGGACCTGACGGACGGCATGCGGGTCTCCGCCGAACTGGCCGGCGAGGACCTCCTCGACACCCTCCGAGCGACCCCCGCGACCGAGTACCTGGTGGTGGAGGAGTCCGGCGAGATCTATGGAGTCCTCTCGGCGGCGGACGTGGAACGCGCCTTCGTGAAGGCGATGGCCAGGCCCTCCTGA
- a CDS encoding response regulator transcription factor, with protein sequence MAIRVLLVDDQPLLRTGFRMILEAEQDIAVVGEAGDGLQALDQVRALQPDVVLMDIRMPRMDGVEATRQITGPGRDGPAKVLVLTTFDLDEYVVEALRAGASGFLLKDAPANELVQAIRVVASGEAMLAPSITRRLLDKYASHLPSGDEPVPDSLHTLTEREVEVLKLVARGLSNAEIAADLFVSETTVKTHVGHVLTKLGLRDRVQAAVYAYESGLVRPGAQ encoded by the coding sequence GTGGCCATCCGCGTCCTATTGGTCGACGACCAGCCCCTGCTGCGTACCGGCTTCCGGATGATCCTGGAGGCCGAGCAGGACATCGCGGTCGTCGGCGAGGCCGGCGACGGTCTCCAGGCACTCGATCAGGTACGGGCCCTGCAGCCCGATGTGGTTCTGATGGACATCCGCATGCCGCGGATGGACGGGGTCGAGGCGACCCGGCAGATCACCGGCCCCGGCCGGGACGGTCCGGCGAAGGTGCTGGTCCTGACGACCTTCGATCTCGACGAGTACGTCGTGGAGGCGCTGCGCGCCGGCGCAAGCGGCTTCCTCCTCAAGGACGCCCCCGCCAACGAACTGGTGCAGGCGATCCGTGTGGTGGCCTCCGGTGAGGCCATGCTCGCGCCCAGCATCACCCGTCGGCTCCTCGACAAGTACGCGAGTCATCTGCCCTCGGGCGACGAGCCGGTGCCCGACTCCCTCCACACGCTCACCGAGCGCGAGGTCGAGGTGCTGAAGCTGGTGGCCCGCGGGCTGTCGAACGCGGAGATCGCCGCCGATCTGTTCGTCAGCGAGACGACGGTCAAGACCCACGTGGGCCACGTCCTCACCAAGCTGGGGCTGCGCGACCGCGTACAGGCCGCGGTGTACGCGTACGAGAGCGGTCTGGTGCGCCCCGGCGCGCAGTGA
- a CDS encoding RecB family exonuclease, whose product MAAQADALTAVARVVVPAAPVSLSPSRAGDFMQCPLLYRFRVIDKLPEKPSEAATRGTLVHAVLERLFDAPAAERTAPRAKSLIPGQWDRLRQAKPELAELFADSDEKAAGERLARWLTEAEQLVERWFTLEDPTRLEPAERELFVEAQLDSGLKLRGIIDRVDVAPTGEVRIVDYKTGKAPRPQYAEGALFQMKFYALVVWRLKQVVPRRLQLVYLGSGDVLTYDPVPADLERVERKLHSLWDAIRLATETGDWRPRPTKLCGWCDHQSVCPEFGGTPPPYPLPVRLAEPEPE is encoded by the coding sequence ATCGCCGCCCAAGCCGACGCCCTCACGGCGGTCGCTCGCGTCGTGGTTCCCGCGGCCCCCGTCTCGTTGTCGCCCTCGCGTGCCGGGGACTTTATGCAGTGTCCGTTGCTGTACCGCTTCCGGGTGATCGACAAGTTGCCCGAGAAGCCGAGTGAGGCGGCTACGCGGGGCACGTTGGTGCACGCGGTGCTGGAGCGGCTCTTCGACGCGCCGGCCGCCGAGCGGACCGCGCCGCGCGCGAAGTCGCTGATCCCCGGGCAGTGGGACCGGCTGCGCCAGGCCAAGCCGGAGCTTGCCGAGCTGTTCGCGGACTCCGACGAGAAGGCGGCGGGCGAGCGGCTGGCGCGCTGGCTCACCGAGGCGGAGCAGCTGGTCGAGCGCTGGTTCACCCTGGAGGACCCGACCCGTCTCGAACCGGCCGAGCGTGAGCTGTTCGTGGAGGCCCAGCTCGACTCGGGCCTGAAGCTGCGCGGCATCATCGACCGAGTGGACGTGGCACCGACCGGCGAGGTGCGGATCGTCGACTACAAGACGGGCAAGGCCCCGCGCCCCCAGTATGCGGAGGGCGCCCTGTTCCAGATGAAGTTCTACGCACTCGTGGTCTGGCGGCTGAAGCAGGTCGTCCCGCGCCGCCTCCAGCTCGTCTACCTGGGCAGCGGCGACGTCCTCACGTACGACCCGGTGCCCGCCGACCTGGAGCGCGTCGAGCGCAAGCTGCACTCGCTGTGGGACGCGATCCGGCTCGCCACCGAGACCGGTGACTGGCGACCGCGGCCCACCAAGCTCTGCGGCTGGTGCGACCACCAGTCCGTGTGTCCGGAATTCGGCGGCACTCCCCCGCCGTATCCGCTGCCGGTACGCCTGGCGGAGCCGGAGCCCGAGTAG
- a CDS encoding HAD family phosphatase, translated as MTSTVPALGTHTAEGSALQAVLLDMDGTLVDTEGFWWDAEVEVFARLGHALDDSWRHVVVGGPMTRSAGFLIEATGADITLAELTVLLNDGFEDRISRVLPLMPGAARLLAELAAHQVPTALVSASHRRIIDRVVTSLGPRNFALTIAGDEVERTKPFPDPYLLAAAGLGANPARCAVIEDTATGVAAAEAAGCHVVAVPSVAPITPAARRTVVPSLEQVDLSFLRGLMTEKR; from the coding sequence ATGACCAGCACGGTCCCCGCACTCGGTACCCATACGGCCGAGGGCTCCGCCCTCCAGGCCGTGCTCCTCGACATGGACGGCACCCTGGTGGACACGGAGGGCTTCTGGTGGGACGCCGAGGTGGAGGTGTTCGCCCGGCTCGGCCACGCCCTCGACGACTCCTGGCGCCATGTGGTGGTCGGCGGCCCGATGACCCGCAGCGCTGGCTTCCTCATCGAGGCCACCGGCGCGGACATCACCCTCGCCGAGCTCACGGTGCTGCTGAACGACGGGTTCGAGGACCGCATCAGCCGCGTTCTGCCGCTGATGCCGGGCGCCGCGAGGCTCCTCGCCGAGTTGGCCGCGCACCAGGTCCCCACAGCCCTGGTCTCCGCCTCCCACCGGCGCATCATCGACCGCGTCGTGACCTCGCTGGGCCCCCGGAATTTCGCCCTGACGATCGCGGGCGACGAGGTCGAGCGCACCAAGCCGTTCCCCGACCCGTATCTGCTGGCGGCTGCGGGACTCGGCGCGAATCCGGCGAGATGCGCGGTCATCGAGGACACCGCGACGGGTGTCGCCGCGGCCGAGGCCGCGGGCTGCCACGTGGTCGCCGTACCGTCCGTGGCGCCCATTACTCCGGCGGCCCGACGCACCGTTGTTCCGTCCCTCGAACAGGTCGACCTGTCTTTTCTACGAGGCCTGATGACGGAAAAGCGCTAA
- the arc gene encoding proteasome ATPase codes for MAAHDDDMNRGIRPGRGSDDPSGQIAYLEQEIAVLRRKLADSPRHTRILEERIVELQTNLAGVSAQNERLANTLREARDQIVALKEEVDRLAQPPAGFGVFLTANEDGTADIFTGGRKLRVNVSPSVELEELRRGQELMLNEALNVVEAMEYESVGDIVTLKEILEDGERALVQGHTDEERVVRLAEPLLDINIRPGDALLLEPRSGYVYEVVPKSEVEELVLEEVPDIGYEQIGGLGGQIEMIRDAVELPYLYPDLFKEHELRPPKGVLLYGPPGCGKTLIAKAVANSLAKKVAEVTGQAQGKSFFLNIKGPELLNKYVGETERQIRLVFQRAREKASEGTPVIVFFDEMESLFRTRGSGVSSDVENTIVPQLLAEIDGVEGLQNVVVIGASNREDMIDPAILRPGRLDVKIKIERPDAEAAKDIFGKYLTERLPLHSDDVGEHGGSKTTTVQSMIQTAVEHMYTESEENRFLEVTYANGDKEVLYFKDFNSGAMIENIVGRAKKMAIKDFLEHNQKGLRVSHLLQACVDEFKENEDLPNTTNPDDWARISGKKGERIVYIRTLITGKQGADTGRSIDTVANTGQYL; via the coding sequence GTGGCAGCCCACGACGACGACATGAACCGCGGCATCCGCCCGGGACGAGGGTCCGACGACCCGTCCGGGCAGATTGCCTACCTTGAGCAGGAGATCGCCGTCCTGCGACGCAAGCTCGCCGACTCTCCGCGACACACGAGGATTCTCGAAGAGCGGATCGTCGAGCTGCAGACAAACCTGGCCGGCGTGTCCGCGCAGAACGAGCGGCTCGCCAACACCCTCCGAGAGGCCCGCGACCAGATCGTGGCACTCAAGGAGGAGGTCGACCGGCTCGCACAGCCGCCGGCCGGCTTCGGTGTCTTTCTTACGGCGAACGAGGACGGCACGGCCGACATCTTCACCGGGGGCCGCAAGCTCCGGGTGAACGTCAGCCCCAGCGTCGAGCTCGAAGAGCTCCGGCGCGGCCAGGAACTGATGCTCAACGAAGCTCTCAACGTGGTCGAGGCCATGGAGTACGAGAGCGTCGGCGACATCGTCACCCTCAAGGAGATCCTGGAGGACGGCGAGCGCGCCCTCGTACAGGGGCACACCGACGAGGAGCGGGTGGTGCGGCTCGCCGAGCCGCTGCTGGACATCAACATCCGCCCCGGCGACGCCCTGCTGCTCGAACCCCGCTCGGGGTACGTCTACGAGGTCGTGCCCAAGAGCGAGGTCGAGGAACTCGTCCTCGAAGAGGTCCCGGACATCGGCTACGAGCAGATCGGCGGTCTGGGCGGCCAGATCGAGATGATCCGCGACGCGGTCGAGCTCCCGTACCTCTACCCGGACCTGTTCAAGGAGCACGAACTGCGGCCGCCCAAGGGTGTCCTGCTGTACGGGCCTCCCGGATGCGGCAAGACGCTCATCGCCAAGGCCGTCGCCAACTCGCTGGCCAAGAAGGTCGCCGAGGTGACCGGACAGGCCCAGGGCAAGAGCTTCTTCCTCAACATCAAGGGCCCCGAGCTCCTCAACAAGTACGTCGGTGAGACCGAGCGGCAGATCCGCCTCGTCTTCCAGCGGGCTCGTGAGAAGGCCAGCGAGGGCACCCCCGTCATCGTCTTCTTCGACGAGATGGAGTCCCTCTTCCGCACCCGTGGATCGGGCGTCAGCTCGGACGTGGAGAACACCATCGTCCCGCAGCTGCTCGCCGAGATCGACGGCGTGGAGGGCCTGCAGAACGTGGTGGTGATCGGCGCCTCGAACCGCGAGGACATGATCGACCCCGCGATCCTGCGCCCCGGCCGTCTCGACGTGAAGATCAAGATCGAGCGTCCAGACGCCGAGGCGGCGAAGGACATCTTCGGGAAGTACCTCACCGAGCGGCTCCCGCTGCACTCCGACGACGTCGGCGAGCACGGTGGCAGCAAGACCACCACGGTCCAGAGCATGATCCAGACCGCCGTCGAGCACATGTACACCGAGTCCGAGGAAAACCGCTTCCTCGAGGTCACGTACGCCAACGGCGACAAGGAAGTCCTGTACTTCAAGGACTTCAACTCCGGCGCCATGATCGAGAACATCGTCGGCCGCGCCAAGAAGATGGCGATCAAGGACTTCCTCGAGCACAACCAGAAGGGTCTGCGGGTCTCCCACCTGCTCCAGGCCTGCGTGGACGAGTTCAAGGAGAACGAGGACCTGCCGAACACCACTAACCCGGACGACTGGGCCCGTATCTCCGGAAAGAAGGGCGAACGGATCGTTTACATCCGGACGCTCATCACCGGAAAGCAGGGCGCAGACACCGGACGCTCCATCGACACGGTGGCGAACACCGGTCAGTACCTGTAA
- a CDS encoding tRNA (adenine-N1)-methyltransferase, giving the protein MSEPTGAARRRGPFKVGDQVQLTDPKGRHYTFTLEAGKNFHTHKGSFPHDELIGAPEGSVVRTTGNVAYLALRPLLPDYVLSMPRGAAVVYPKDAGQILSFADIFPGARVVEAGVGSGSLSSFLLRAIGDQGMLHSYERRADFAEIAQQNVERYFGGPHPAWQLTVGDLQDNLSDTEVDRVILDMLAPWECLEAVSKALVPGGILCCYVATTTQLARTVESIREIGCFNEPTAWESMIRNWHIEGLAVRPDHRMIGHTGFLLTARRLADGVEPPMRRRRPAKGAYGDDYAGPNADGGVGR; this is encoded by the coding sequence ATGTCCGAACCGACCGGTGCCGCCCGCCGACGCGGGCCCTTCAAGGTCGGGGACCAGGTTCAGCTGACCGACCCCAAGGGCCGCCACTACACGTTCACGCTCGAAGCGGGGAAGAACTTCCACACCCACAAGGGTTCCTTCCCGCACGACGAACTGATCGGCGCTCCCGAGGGCAGCGTGGTCCGCACCACGGGGAACGTCGCCTATCTGGCGTTGCGCCCCCTGCTCCCCGACTATGTCCTGTCCATGCCCCGCGGCGCCGCCGTGGTCTACCCCAAGGACGCGGGACAGATCCTGTCCTTCGCCGACATCTTCCCCGGCGCACGCGTCGTGGAAGCCGGCGTGGGCTCCGGCTCGCTCAGCAGTTTCCTGCTGCGCGCCATCGGCGACCAGGGCATGCTGCACTCGTACGAGCGCCGCGCGGACTTCGCCGAGATCGCCCAGCAGAACGTGGAGCGCTACTTCGGCGGCCCGCACCCCGCCTGGCAGCTCACCGTCGGCGACCTCCAGGACAACCTCAGCGACACCGAGGTCGACCGCGTCATCCTCGACATGCTCGCCCCCTGGGAGTGCCTGGAGGCCGTCTCCAAGGCGCTCGTTCCCGGCGGCATCCTCTGCTGCTACGTGGCGACCACCACCCAGCTCGCGCGGACCGTCGAGTCCATCCGCGAGATCGGCTGCTTCAACGAGCCGACCGCCTGGGAGTCGATGATCCGCAACTGGCACATCGAGGGCCTGGCCGTCCGCCCCGACCACCGGATGATCGGGCACACCGGCTTCCTGCTCACCGCCCGCCGCCTTGCCGACGGCGTCGAGCCGCCCATGCGCCGCCGCCGCCCCGCCAAGGGCGCGTACGGCGACGACTACGCGGGTCCGAACGCCGACGGAGGCGTCGGCCGCTGA